The following is a genomic window from Candidatus Diapherotrites archaeon.
AAAAGCTTATGAGACCAAAGTTCCGAGGTCGTCGAACGGCTTCCATTGAAATCTTTTGTAAAAAACCCAAATAGGGCATTCATCCCATTCGGGCTGGGTGACAATCTCTTGTGGTGGGCCTTGAGATGGGCCGCAACACCTAATATTTGGAAATAAGCTGCAGAGGCATTGGCTCACCAAGCAGTTCTACCCACCCTTATTTTTTAGCGCTTGGTATCCGTATCCCGTCCGGATTTCCTGGAATTATTCGGTCGTCAGTTTGAATGCCCCGAGCGGGACATGGGCCTTCTATTACAACTTGCTCTGCGATTGAAACCCTTGGATGATACCTTAAAGTATGTACCCAATATTTATTCTATATCCTTCACTCAGGCCAAGGTGGCAGAACTCCTTAAATGCATAAAGGGAAAACAATCATAGTATGCCAAATGAAATAATCATAACTTGTTGCAAGGATCCTGATCTGGACGGTTTCGCCAGTGCAATCGGATATGCTGAGTTGTTGAGCAAAACTGGCACACCAACAATACCTTGGATTTCCGGGAATGTCCATCCAGAGGTTCATTTTGTCATGAAAAAATTCGATTTCCCATACCCCGTAGAAACCACCAATCCTGAAAATTTTGCTCAGTTTGTGCTGGTCGATTCCAGCGAATTGAATGGATTGGATAAACGCATCAAACCAGAAAACGTGATAGAGATCATCGACCACCGAAAAATCAATGATTCACATCTCTTTCCAAATGCCAAAATCCAAATCGAATTGGTAGGCTCCGCTGCCACCCTCATTACTGAAAAGTTCAAAGAAAAACAAGTTACTCCTTCCGCGAAGGCTGCTGCACTGTTGTATTCCGCGATTGTATCCAATACATTAAATTTCAAGGCAAAAGTAACTACTCAGCGTGATATGGCAATGGCTGAATGGCTCCTCCAGCAATTTCAACTTCCAACAAATTATGTTCATGAAATGTTCGCGGCCAAATCAGACTTGTCAGGAAACAGGCTCCAAAATGGCATCCGGGGAGACTTCGCATGGTTCGCGCTTGGAAACAAAAAAATTGGAATTGCTCAACTCGAAATCGTTGGGGGAAGTGAACTGGCAAGTAGACGCTCTGACGAAATAATAGAGGAATTGAGCCAATTAAAGGTTGAGAAAGGACTCGATCTTATTTTCATGTCCATTATTGAACTGGAAGAGGGATTCAACCTATTCATAACCAAAGATCAAGAAGCTCAAAGAATACTAAGTGAATTATTTGATATCACGTTTAACGATACCATCGCAAAAAGAAATGGTCTTATCATGCGAAAAGAAATTGTACCATTGTTAAAAGAGAAACTCCAAGCACACTGATGCGGAAATATGACTGTGAAAGAATTTGATGCAAAAATTTGCTGAAGAAGTGGCAGATGTCGATCAAGCGACAGAATTATTCCAGAAGGGGCTCTTGCTCCACCACACTATGCCCCGAGCGGGATTTGAACCCGCGATTTAGGCACCACAAAACTTCCTTCTTTATCTGCCTAAATTTAGGCAGATGGATTTAAATTACTTCATCTGCCTAAAATGGTATGGCGCTTCGAATCAAAACTATTGCCGGAAAGCCCTATTATTATCTTCATCTGAGCTATTTTATTCAAAGTAAGTCCAAAAGTTTCAGCAAGTACGTCGGAACCGAAAAACCCACGCAAAACAATCTCACAAAATTAGAAGGTTCATTCCGGGATGAAATCATCGAAAAACTGGGAAAACAACTCTTTGCGAATGAAAACATTTCAAAGGACGATGTCATCAAGACGTTCCTTTTCCGTGACGCATTCAATGAGAAATACAAAAAACTCTCACCGGTTGAACGAAAAAATTTCGAAGTCAACCGCACCATCCTTTTTACTTTAACCACACTTACAACTGAAGACGTGGACGTGGATTTGAACGACGTGATGGCAGCCTACCAAAAAGAGGCAAAACTGGATGCGCGTGAAACAATCAGCAAAAACATGCTCGAAGGGGTAGCTAAAATCAAAGAGTCGTGGAAGCTAGATGAAAAATCAATTCTATCGCTCCACAAAACAATTATGGCCAGTTTTGAAACGAAAAATCCGGGAACCTTTCGCCAAAGACAAGTTTACATTCACCGTCAAGATGAAAAAAATCCATTTGGAATAGAGATCGCACACCGTCCGCCTTCTTTTCTGGAAATACCAGAGCGCGTTGAGGAAATGGTTAAGTGGTATAATTCAAGTGGTCTTAATCCTATCGAAAAAGCGGCAGGCATTCATTTTGAATTGTATGTTATTCATCCATTTTTGGATGGGAATAAGCGCGTATCCCGGCTACTATTCAATAAAGCACTAATCGAAAATAGTTTTCCGTTAGTAAACATCTCCGAAAAGAAAGAGGATTATTTTCGCGCACTTATTCAGTCGGTTGAGGCCAAAAATGTAAAACCATTCACTGAGTTCGCCCTCAATGAGTTTTACCGGCAAGTCAGACAGTTCCTAAAAGCTAAAAAAATACCCAAAACAAATATAGAACAAAAAGGGGAATGAAAAAAGTAGGATAATTATCACCACCTGACTAGAAAAAGTAGGTGGTGATAAAAATGCCCCGAGCGGGATTTGAACTCACTATTCCCACTTGCCCTACGACTGAAAAACGTGGCACGCAATCTCGTACACTATGCTAAACAATTGCAACCATTTCCCTCGAAAGCTAAAAATGAGGAAGTGGTGAATGGAGGTGCCCCAAAACAACCAGAGATCGAAGTCCCAGAAGATCCAGTCGAACGGTTAGTTATCGAATGCCTTTTCCGAAGGCCATGCGCTTCCTAAACAAGGGTAATCTTTCGGCTTAAAACCAAATATTTTGACAGGGCCCGTCGGAAGGGTAGTTTTTTATATCCCAAATCATTCCACTCTTTTCATGGGCATTGTGACGAATACCAGGAGGGCCATTCGAGACGCTGCTTTTCTTGGTCAACGGGCTAAAGGAGCCCAATTTAGAACCGTTCGTCCTCCGATGTGGCGTCGAAAAAGTATTCGCCTTCAGCTTGCTCATCACAGAAACGTTCAAAATTTCCTGACTCGCTCGACCGATAACCTCATCCTGGCGCGCGAGAAGGTCATCAATGGGGAAGTTGACCCCAGGCATATTAATGAGTTTAACAAAAGTGTCAAGGCTGGCTACATGTATAATAGCGTTGTGCGAAAGGTTTTGGGGGCTGGAGCAGGTGGTATGGTATTTGTCACAAAGATGGTTTCAGAGGGAGGTGGAATTCCTGCTTTAATTGTGGGAGGGGGGTTTTCTGGATTGTTTGCCGCCGGTTTTTTGTCAACGATACCCAGTGCGCGCCGAGCCCGTTTGTTCAAAGTGTTGAGGCGAGAAATTTATGTACAAAGGGATGGTGAGACATTTCATCGGAATAAGAAAAGTCATAATGAGAGAGTGGTGGATGCGGTTATCCGCGAGTTGTCTGAATTGCAACAAGAGAATGAGCGCCAGATGAATATCGTCCAGAGCCAATTAGAACACGCTAAGAAATAACGCCCTATTTCTTCATTCCTATTTAATCGTTTGCGCCCCTATTCATTATATATGGTCACCCCATTCCAATTTCCTTTCACTGGCACCCTGCCCCATTTCCATTCTCCAGGTTTAGAGGTGGATTTGGCAAAGCGGGAATTCCGAACGTATGCCCTCGGTGTCCGCTCGCCCGACCCGGAGGCCAAGCAGCGGGCGCTCGAACTCCTCAGGAAGGAAGTGGAAACTCATTCTCTTTTCCGGGGAAAGGAATTAGTCCATCAACAACCCGATATCGAACTGGTTTTTGATCTGGCAAAGAAAATAATCGATCTCCACGTGTTTCCCCTTATCCTCACTGGAAAATACACCAAGCTCGTGCGTACCATTGCTCAAACGTTTCATTATTGTCCCGCGTGCAAAGGCATTGGTTGTGCGTCCTGCGGAGGGAAAGGAAAAATCACCGAGGAGAGCGTGCAGGAGCTCCTCTCTCCCTTTCTAAAAGACGCCTTCGCCTGCGACGCGGTGTTGTTTCATGGCGCGGGGAGGGAAGATGTGGACGTGCGCATGCTGGGTTCAGGACGGCCATTTGCCATTACACTTGAAAATCCCCGAAAACGTGCCGCCGACATGGCGCGTATCCAAGAAAATATTAACATCTCCCTGACTGGGAAAGTGCAAGTCAGTCATTTGGAGATCGGCATCCCTTTCGACGTGGCGCGCCTTACTCAACAGTACCATACTAAGCGGTACCGCGCCCTCGTAAAAAGTTCCATTCCCCTGGAGATATCCAAACTCCAAACCCATTTAGGTCAAAAGATAGACGTCCTCCAAACCACCCCCATTCGAGTGGAGAAGCGCCGCGTCATGAAACAGCGTCCCCATTGGGTTATTCTCGAAAAAGTGGAACACGTTGACGATACCCACATTCTAATCCACTTGCATGCCTCCGCTGGCTGCTATATCAAGGAATTCATTTCAGGTGACGAAGGGAGAAGCGTGCCATCCTTTGCCGATTGGGTGGGCGTCCCCTGCGTGTGCGAGGAACTCGATGTCCTGGAGATTGTCGAGGGCCAGGAGAAGACTTTTTATGTGGTGGAATAACTACTTCTTTTCAAACCGGTCCTTGTCTCTCCCATAGCACTTGTCCATAACGCGCTTCCACGCGCCATCCAAATCAATGTTTTGCGAATTGGCCAAACAGCAGAGAGTAAAAATAATGTCTCCCATTTCATCTTCCAGTTCCCTCGTCTCTTCGCTGGATTTCTTCTTCTTGGGCCCCCAACGATGATTCACTTCGCGCGCCAATTCTCCCGTTTCTTCTGTCAGGCGCGCCATAATCTCCAACGGCTGCCAATATGGGGGATTGAATCCTTGCGCCCACGCATCTACGTCCTTTTGTATCTCTTTGAGGGGCATAGGC
Proteins encoded in this region:
- a CDS encoding nucleotide pyrophosphohydrolase; amino-acid sequence: MPLKEIQKDVDAWAQGFNPPYWQPLEIMARLTEETGELAREVNHRWGPKKKKSSEETRELEDEMGDIIFTLCCLANSQNIDLDGAWKRVMDKCYGRDKDRFEKK
- a CDS encoding Fic family protein, whose product is MALRIKTIAGKPYYYLHLSYFIQSKSKSFSKYVGTEKPTQNNLTKLEGSFRDEIIEKLGKQLFANENISKDDVIKTFLFRDAFNEKYKKLSPVERKNFEVNRTILFTLTTLTTEDVDVDLNDVMAAYQKEAKLDARETISKNMLEGVAKIKESWKLDEKSILSLHKTIMASFETKNPGTFRQRQVYIHRQDEKNPFGIEIAHRPPSFLEIPERVEEMVKWYNSSGLNPIEKAAGIHFELYVIHPFLDGNKRVSRLLFNKALIENSFPLVNISEKKEDYFRALIQSVEAKNVKPFTEFALNEFYRQVRQFLKAKKIPKTNIEQKGE
- a CDS encoding tRNA pseudouridine(54/55) synthase Pus10, which translates into the protein MVTPFQFPFTGTLPHFHSPGLEVDLAKREFRTYALGVRSPDPEAKQRALELLRKEVETHSLFRGKELVHQQPDIELVFDLAKKIIDLHVFPLILTGKYTKLVRTIAQTFHYCPACKGIGCASCGGKGKITEESVQELLSPFLKDAFACDAVLFHGAGREDVDVRMLGSGRPFAITLENPRKRAADMARIQENINISLTGKVQVSHLEIGIPFDVARLTQQYHTKRYRALVKSSIPLEISKLQTHLGQKIDVLQTTPIRVEKRRVMKQRPHWVILEKVEHVDDTHILIHLHASAGCYIKEFISGDEGRSVPSFADWVGVPCVCEELDVLEIVEGQEKTFYVVE
- a CDS encoding DHH family phosphoesterase; this translates as MPNEIIITCCKDPDLDGFASAIGYAELLSKTGTPTIPWISGNVHPEVHFVMKKFDFPYPVETTNPENFAQFVLVDSSELNGLDKRIKPENVIEIIDHRKINDSHLFPNAKIQIELVGSAATLITEKFKEKQVTPSAKAAALLYSAIVSNTLNFKAKVTTQRDMAMAEWLLQQFQLPTNYVHEMFAAKSDLSGNRLQNGIRGDFAWFALGNKKIGIAQLEIVGGSELASRRSDEIIEELSQLKVEKGLDLIFMSIIELEEGFNLFITKDQEAQRILSELFDITFNDTIAKRNGLIMRKEIVPLLKEKLQAH